A single Syngnathus acus chromosome 8, fSynAcu1.2, whole genome shotgun sequence DNA region contains:
- the psmg3 gene encoding proteasome assembly chaperone 3, translating into MSAAEPIILSRQTQKEINGIATQVVCTQFSNYIFIVITQYGKIGTLVSVTPESKCDDFNTPIFSTKVLLGKDEPLTHVCGKNLGTFVSQQAGRPVLLGLALKDPSVDAITQIKELIKSCQVW; encoded by the exons ATGTCTGCGGCTGAGCCCATCATCTTATCGAGACAGACGCAGAAAGAAATCAACGGCATTGCCACGCAAGTTGTGTGCACACAATTCAGTAATTACATATTTATCGTCATAACGCAGTATGGCAAAATCGGAACCTTGGTGTCCGTCACGCCCGAGTCCAAATGCGATGACTTCAACACTCCGATATTCTCCACCAAAGTGCTGCTGGGAAAAGATGAG cCCCTGACACACGTGTGTGGTAAAAACCTGGGAACGTTTGTGTCACAACAAGCCGGCAGGCCTGTCCTACTGGGACTGGCACTCAAGGACCCCTCGGTCGATGCAATTACGCAAATAAAAGAACTCATCAAAAGTTGTCAAGTTTGGTAG